A genome region from Gemmatimonadota bacterium includes the following:
- a CDS encoding ABC transporter permease, translating to MAVTDRVTSLVEGIVIAIDALRANRVRAALTILGIAIGVFVVVVMSAAIQGINNSVASEFERAGPTTFFVNRFPISLEGCSDADDDSCKWRSNPPLRLTEAEAIKRLPSIQDITISTGASASAKYGDRLLSSMRVVAYTANWIEVDGGDVVQGRDFTQGEESNGARVVVINETAAERLFTGVDPIGKILLLNKSPFMVIGVYKSAGDFMSEPSPRAYVPLSAGRRYLNLWIDWIDFTIKPMAGVSRDEAIDDVVATIRGLRGMRPGTPENFAVITQDKLFETWGKLTGIFFLVMIVLSGIGLIVGGVGVVAIMMISVTERTREIGVRKALGATRGVILWQFLIEAATLTAIGAVIGLVFGWLVAAGIRNATPLQATVQPMAIAVSFLASSLTGILFGLFPASRAARLDPIEALRYE from the coding sequence ATGGCCGTTACCGACCGAGTGACCTCGCTAGTCGAGGGGATCGTGATCGCCATCGATGCGCTGCGCGCCAACCGCGTGCGGGCGGCGCTCACCATCCTCGGGATCGCCATCGGCGTCTTCGTGGTGGTGGTGATGTCGGCCGCCATCCAGGGGATCAACAACAGCGTGGCCAGCGAGTTCGAGCGCGCCGGGCCCACGACCTTCTTCGTGAACCGCTTCCCGATTTCGCTCGAGGGGTGCAGCGACGCCGACGACGACAGCTGCAAATGGCGCAGCAACCCGCCGTTGCGTCTGACGGAAGCCGAGGCGATCAAGCGGCTGCCGAGCATCCAGGACATCACGATCAGCACCGGCGCCTCGGCGTCGGCCAAGTATGGCGACCGCCTGCTGTCGAGCATGCGCGTGGTGGCCTATACCGCCAACTGGATCGAGGTCGACGGCGGCGACGTGGTGCAGGGACGCGACTTCACGCAGGGTGAGGAGAGCAACGGGGCCCGCGTGGTGGTGATCAACGAGACCGCGGCCGAGCGCCTGTTCACCGGGGTCGACCCGATCGGGAAGATCCTCCTGCTCAACAAGTCGCCGTTCATGGTGATCGGCGTGTACAAGAGCGCGGGCGACTTCATGAGCGAGCCGAGCCCGCGCGCGTACGTGCCGCTGAGCGCCGGGCGTCGCTACCTCAACCTGTGGATCGACTGGATCGACTTCACGATCAAGCCCATGGCGGGCGTGTCGCGCGACGAGGCGATCGACGACGTGGTGGCGACCATCCGCGGGTTGCGCGGCATGCGCCCCGGCACGCCCGAGAACTTCGCCGTCATCACGCAGGACAAGCTGTTCGAGACGTGGGGGAAGCTCACCGGGATCTTCTTCCTGGTGATGATCGTGCTCTCCGGCATCGGGCTGATCGTCGGCGGCGTGGGGGTGGTGGCGATCATGATGATCTCGGTCACCGAGCGCACCCGCGAGATCGGCGTGCGCAAGGCGTTAGGCGCCACGCGCGGGGTGATCCTCTGGCAGTTCCTCATCGAGGCGGCGACGCTGACCGCCATCGGTGCCGTGATCGGCCTGGTCTTCGGCTGGCTCGTCGCCGCCGGCATCCGCAACGCCACGCCGCTGCAGGCCACCGTGCAACCGATGGCCATCGCGGTCTCGTTCCTGGCGAGCTCCCTCACGGGGATCCTGTTCGGGCTCTTTCCCGCGTCGCGGGCGGCGCGCCTGGACCCGATCGAGGCGCTGCGCTATGAGTAG
- a CDS encoding fasciclin domain-containing protein: MKRFLAAAVLAAAVVAAPRAAYAQGKDIVETAVAAGSFKTLAIALDKTGLIATLKGKGPFTVFAPTDEAFAKLPAGTLDKLLANPDQLKAILLYHVVAGDVPSSAAAKLTSAKTVNGAALTIHAMGNGLMINDAHVATADVKATNGVIHVIDKVLLPPAAK; the protein is encoded by the coding sequence ATGAAGCGTTTTCTGGCAGCCGCGGTGCTCGCGGCCGCAGTCGTGGCGGCGCCGCGTGCGGCGTACGCGCAGGGGAAGGACATCGTCGAGACGGCGGTCGCCGCCGGCTCGTTCAAGACACTCGCTATCGCACTCGACAAGACGGGGCTGATCGCCACGCTCAAGGGGAAGGGGCCGTTCACGGTCTTCGCCCCGACCGATGAGGCGTTCGCCAAGCTGCCGGCCGGCACACTGGACAAGCTCCTGGCCAACCCCGACCAGCTCAAGGCGATCCTCCTGTACCACGTGGTCGCGGGCGACGTCCCGTCGTCGGCCGCCGCGAAGCTGACCAGCGCCAAGACGGTGAACGGGGCTGCGCTCACCATCCACGCGATGGGGAACGGGCTGATGATCAACGACGCGCATGTGGCCACCGCCGACGTGAAGGCGACGAACGGCGTCATCCACGTGATCGACAAGGTCCTCCTGCCGCCGGCCGCCAAGTAG
- a CDS encoding DUF4342 domain-containing protein, whose product MEEIKVAGGNLKAKLKELIHEGNVRRIVIRNPQGRTLLDLPLAAGVAGAALLPFWAAIGTIAALATDYTIGVERDPGTAVNKPQ is encoded by the coding sequence ATGGAAGAGATCAAGGTGGCCGGCGGCAACCTCAAGGCCAAGCTCAAGGAGCTCATTCACGAGGGGAACGTACGCCGCATCGTGATCCGCAATCCGCAGGGGCGGACGCTGCTCGATCTCCCGCTCGCCGCCGGGGTGGCGGGCGCGGCGTTGCTGCCGTTCTGGGCGGCCATCGGGACGATCGCCGCGCTCGCCACCGACTACACCATCGGCGTCGAGCGCGACCCGGGCACGGCGGTCAACAAGCCGCAGTAG
- a CDS encoding HDOD domain-containing protein: protein MSDIFLVRQPVFDRSDSAVGYELRFREPDDGGDAFARSYLSGSFEFLRAGLPAYVRASRQQLVERIFDAPEARSLVVLLPPDLPAETAVVEAVADLAKRGVTVVLDEFELPKTPGAPILAFLAHAKAVRIDLRCQDPAQLGPMVAALKRQGKRAIADHVLDAKLYKACLTLGFEGFQGPHFSRPEPLPSAEMPGSTAAALRLLSLARDPNTPERELEAVISSDPGITFQLLRIVNSAALGGRGITSIGHALRLVGRNNVVRWLALASATSRTGKRGTDDELVRQAVQRARFCELMATPQTRLDKGTLFLIGLFSVLDAVFRMPMNEVLDRVNLADDVRAALLDRSGPMAGPLTVVESYELGLWESAAEAAQLIKFDPAALPGIYRESLQWASEQMPQARAPIARAS, encoded by the coding sequence ATGTCCGACATATTCCTCGTCCGTCAACCCGTCTTCGATCGCTCCGACTCGGCTGTCGGCTACGAGCTTCGCTTTCGCGAGCCTGACGATGGCGGCGACGCGTTCGCCCGCAGCTACCTGAGCGGCTCGTTCGAGTTCCTGCGTGCGGGACTCCCGGCCTACGTCAGGGCCAGTCGGCAGCAGTTGGTCGAACGCATCTTCGACGCCCCGGAGGCGCGGTCGCTGGTCGTCCTCCTCCCTCCCGATCTTCCCGCCGAGACGGCGGTGGTCGAGGCGGTGGCCGACCTGGCCAAGCGCGGGGTGACGGTGGTCCTGGACGAGTTCGAACTCCCCAAGACCCCTGGCGCCCCGATCCTCGCCTTCCTGGCCCACGCCAAGGCGGTGCGCATCGACCTGCGGTGCCAGGACCCGGCGCAGCTGGGGCCGATGGTGGCGGCGCTCAAGCGACAGGGCAAGCGCGCCATCGCCGACCACGTGCTCGACGCCAAGCTGTACAAGGCCTGCCTCACGCTCGGCTTCGAGGGCTTCCAGGGGCCGCACTTCTCGCGTCCCGAACCGCTCCCCTCGGCCGAGATGCCGGGGAGCACCGCGGCGGCGCTGCGCCTCCTGTCGCTGGCGCGCGACCCCAACACGCCGGAGCGCGAGCTCGAGGCGGTCATCTCCTCGGACCCCGGGATCACCTTCCAGCTCCTCCGCATCGTCAATTCGGCCGCGTTAGGCGGGCGCGGCATCACGTCGATCGGGCACGCGCTGCGCCTCGTCGGGCGCAACAACGTGGTGCGCTGGCTGGCGTTGGCCTCGGCCACCTCGCGCACCGGCAAGCGCGGCACCGACGACGAACTCGTCCGGCAGGCCGTGCAGCGCGCGCGCTTCTGCGAACTCATGGCCACCCCGCAGACGCGCCTCGACAAGGGGACGCTCTTCCTCATCGGCCTCTTCTCGGTCCTCGACGCCGTCTTCCGCATGCCGATGAACGAGGTGCTCGACCGCGTGAACCTGGCCGACGACGTGCGTGCCGCGCTGCTCGACCGCTCCGGCCCGATGGCCGGCCCGCTCACGGTCGTCGAGTCGTACGAACTCGGGCTCTGGGAGTCGGCCGCCGAGGCGGCACAGCTGATCAAGTTCGACCCCGCCGCACTCCCCGGGATCTATCGCGAGTCGCTCCAGTGGGCATCGGAGCAGATGCCGCAGGCACGGGCGCCGATCGCGAGAGCGTCTTGA
- a CDS encoding PAS domain-containing protein, with protein MLQTPSLLAVAIPTLVVGVAVGVLIGRRGAGAPEPVSTEGEPSTKPEAGDRIRSQALEAAAEPVLLVGADGRVLDCNAAALTLFDRHRPAVTAIEASVIRSLVSPSGLPVEWGDLVATRSPWSGEAHVRLPDGSRRAITVRLVPVFGAKGDIAALVEVYHEFPTDALLPADRFLHALDTGGESGDVDEPADAAQRELRLLAMGFADLDRVVRQYELLLPAMRAEDPLAEAIAGLAAETSEVATAADVPRLLHELPRALGRLRAHMLRLVELQGSAPRRRD; from the coding sequence ATGCTGCAAACTCCTTCCCTGCTGGCGGTTGCCATCCCGACCCTTGTGGTCGGGGTGGCGGTCGGGGTGCTCATCGGCCGGCGCGGCGCGGGGGCGCCGGAGCCTGTGTCGACGGAGGGCGAGCCGTCGACCAAACCGGAGGCCGGCGATCGCATCCGGTCGCAGGCGCTCGAAGCAGCGGCGGAGCCGGTGCTGCTCGTCGGCGCCGACGGGCGGGTCCTCGACTGCAATGCCGCGGCGCTGACGCTGTTTGACCGGCATCGCCCGGCGGTCACCGCGATCGAAGCGTCGGTGATTCGCTCGCTCGTCTCTCCGAGCGGGCTCCCCGTGGAGTGGGGCGACCTGGTGGCGACGCGCTCGCCGTGGTCGGGGGAGGCCCATGTGCGCCTCCCGGACGGGAGTCGCCGGGCGATCACGGTTCGGCTGGTGCCGGTCTTCGGGGCCAAGGGCGACATCGCGGCGCTCGTCGAGGTCTATCACGAGTTCCCGACCGATGCGCTGCTCCCCGCCGACCGTTTCCTGCACGCCCTGGACACCGGCGGCGAGAGCGGGGACGTCGACGAGCCGGCCGATGCGGCGCAGCGGGAGCTGCGCCTGCTGGCGATGGGCTTTGCCGATCTCGACCGGGTGGTGCGGCAGTACGAGCTGCTGCTGCCGGCGATGCGTGCCGAGGATCCGTTGGCCGAGGCGATCGCCGGGCTGGCCGCCGAGACGAGCGAAGTGGCGACCGCGGCCGATGTGCCGCGCCTGCTGCACGAGCTGCCGCGTGCGCTCGGGCGGCTGCGCGCGCACATGCTGCGACTGGTCGAGCTGCAGGGCTCGGCGCCCCGCCGGCGCGACTGA